From one Halothece sp. PCC 7418 genomic stretch:
- a CDS encoding ferredoxin, with the protein MKKSKKQVTTFALEGRFLETLGKSPLKPKYIRIATASGEQLLKLSKAVRPLFIENQFPVGSWLMLSGKETYKPKKGTRKRKIDHIESQAVTAAQTPCHQATVAKKSAKSKKENILVCQKSSCCKRGGKAVYQAAMEAVEKHQLRDRVNVKATGCMGKCKKGPCLVMQANKSRHLGLKPEEVPQLIAQQYAS; encoded by the coding sequence GTGAAAAAAAGTAAAAAGCAAGTGACAACCTTTGCCTTAGAGGGACGGTTTCTAGAAACTCTCGGTAAATCCCCCTTAAAACCAAAATATATCCGCATTGCGACTGCATCGGGAGAACAACTGTTAAAATTGAGTAAGGCAGTCCGTCCTCTGTTTATTGAAAACCAGTTTCCTGTGGGAAGTTGGCTGATGCTTTCGGGGAAAGAAACCTATAAACCGAAAAAAGGGACTCGCAAACGGAAAATTGATCACATTGAATCACAAGCGGTAACCGCAGCACAAACGCCCTGTCATCAAGCAACAGTTGCGAAAAAATCTGCGAAATCGAAAAAAGAGAATATTCTGGTGTGTCAAAAGTCTTCTTGCTGTAAGCGGGGTGGGAAAGCCGTTTATCAAGCAGCAATGGAAGCCGTGGAAAAGCATCAACTGCGCGATCGCGTGAACGTCAAAGCAACGGGTTGTATGGGAAAATGCAAGAAAGGCCCTTGTTTAGTTATGCAAGCCAACAAATCCCGTCACCTTGGCTTAAAACCCGAAGAAGTCCCTCAATTAATTGCTCAACAATATGCCAGCTAA
- a CDS encoding ATP-binding protein, whose amino-acid sequence MSSESLESDLKELQEQQALILEQIDRAIALFDSSDHIINYNQSFLVLGGFSPDWLAQQPYGEKVLDTLASHGKWSNGQRQILDDIIQKADSNPTSCTIEQSSGESLHFLVTATSNGGYLLNIRRLNVTLDSQDIVNRELRRLTFLLGLTERLQPATDIEEIGQFALSYLIETTNAAFGDVKVITGEGENRQAGLLVNEITSEFIATYGDAIPEMEAQMKEGIPYGEGLLWQVVETGKPFFVQDYANHPQAVNAFRNPGIGQLGIFPIPAHSGDIIGVLTLESRSENPLQSQLQEDMVLAACRTLGVAIERAQVQQNLRQANEDLAQASQMKSEFLASMSHELRTPLNSILGFADLLERQRKEPLSDNQLKQVKAIKRSGEHLLQLINDILDLSKIEAGKTELELQPVVIHSLCSQCLRMVQPRADKKRIALSLELDYQIERAQLDERRVRQILINLLSNAIKFTPEEGKVKLSGNLRYGRQLLQEARPDRSPVNDSTPYLCLEVSDTGIGIPKEKQGLLFRPFQQVDSSLTRRHEGTGLGLALTKRLAELHGGTVSVESEENEGSIFRVWLPLTELRTKKQDSLSEGATGEETPEVMNRQLGQDQPETTNSPRVLVVEDQPFNQALICQVLELEGYAVEVIYDGRTMQELIAAELRSRGLLPHLILLDIQLPEVDGFELLKQLRNTPYWQDVPVIAITAMAMPGDRDRCLNAGADDYIAKPLHLETVIEKVQQLITEG is encoded by the coding sequence ATGTCATCAGAATCGCTGGAGTCGGATTTAAAGGAATTACAAGAGCAACAAGCGTTAATCTTAGAACAAATTGACCGCGCGATCGCGCTATTTGACAGCAGCGATCACATCATTAACTACAACCAATCCTTTTTAGTTTTGGGAGGCTTTTCCCCCGATTGGCTGGCACAACAGCCCTATGGTGAGAAAGTTTTAGATACTCTAGCCAGTCATGGCAAATGGTCAAACGGACAGCGACAAATTCTGGATGACATTATTCAAAAAGCTGATTCTAATCCCACCTCTTGTACCATTGAGCAAAGCTCTGGAGAAAGTTTACATTTTCTCGTCACAGCAACCTCTAATGGGGGATACCTCCTCAATATCCGCCGATTGAATGTCACGTTAGACTCCCAAGATATTGTCAATCGTGAATTAAGACGGCTCACCTTTCTGCTCGGATTGACCGAACGCTTGCAACCCGCTACTGATATTGAAGAAATTGGTCAATTTGCCCTCTCTTATCTCATTGAAACCACTAACGCTGCATTTGGAGACGTGAAAGTCATCACTGGGGAAGGGGAAAATCGTCAAGCAGGGCTTTTAGTCAATGAAATTACATCAGAATTTATTGCCACCTATGGCGATGCGATTCCAGAAATGGAAGCCCAAATGAAAGAAGGGATTCCTTATGGAGAAGGATTATTATGGCAAGTCGTAGAAACTGGAAAGCCCTTTTTTGTTCAAGATTATGCCAATCACCCCCAAGCCGTTAACGCCTTTCGCAATCCTGGTATCGGACAACTCGGAATTTTCCCCATTCCCGCACATAGTGGCGACATTATTGGCGTTTTAACCTTAGAATCTCGCTCAGAAAACCCCCTGCAAAGTCAGCTACAAGAAGATATGGTTTTGGCAGCCTGTCGCACCTTAGGGGTTGCGATCGAACGAGCGCAAGTGCAACAAAATCTCCGTCAAGCTAATGAAGATTTAGCCCAAGCCTCCCAAATGAAGTCAGAATTTTTGGCTTCTATGTCCCATGAGTTACGAACCCCTCTCAATAGTATTTTAGGGTTTGCAGACCTCTTAGAACGACAAAGAAAAGAACCCTTAAGCGATAATCAACTTAAACAAGTCAAAGCGATTAAACGCAGTGGGGAACACTTACTCCAACTGATTAATGATATTCTTGACCTTTCCAAAATTGAAGCTGGAAAAACAGAATTAGAGTTGCAACCTGTTGTTATTCATAGCCTCTGTAGCCAATGTTTACGGATGGTGCAACCTCGTGCTGATAAAAAACGGATTGCTTTATCCCTAGAGTTAGATTATCAGATTGAGCGGGCGCAGTTAGATGAACGACGAGTGCGACAAATTCTAATTAATTTGCTCTCCAATGCCATTAAATTCACCCCAGAAGAAGGTAAAGTTAAACTCAGTGGAAACCTGCGCTACGGTCGTCAGTTATTGCAAGAAGCGCGTCCAGATCGCAGCCCTGTTAATGACAGTACCCCCTATCTCTGTTTAGAAGTGTCAGACACAGGAATTGGCATTCCCAAAGAGAAACAAGGATTATTATTCCGCCCCTTTCAACAAGTGGATTCTTCTCTCACCCGTCGCCACGAAGGAACAGGGTTAGGATTGGCTTTAACCAAACGCTTAGCCGAGTTGCACGGTGGCACAGTTTCTGTAGAATCAGAAGAAAATGAGGGCAGTATTTTTCGAGTGTGGCTACCCTTAACAGAGTTACGAACGAAAAAACAAGATTCCCTATCAGAAGGGGCTACGGGGGAAGAAACCCCAGAAGTAATGAATCGTCAGTTGGGTCAAGATCAACCTGAGACAACCAACAGTCCACGAGTGTTAGTAGTAGAAGACCAACCGTTTAATCAGGCTTTGATTTGTCAAGTGTTGGAGTTGGAAGGTTATGCAGTGGAAGTGATTTATGATGGGCGCACCATGCAAGAATTAATTGCTGCGGAACTGCGATCGCGCGGTTTACTCCCCCATCTGATTTTACTCGATATTCAATTGCCTGAAGTGGATGGCTTTGAACTTTTAAAGCAACTGCGAAATACACCCTATTGGCAAGATGTTCCTGTAATTGCCATTACCGCGATGGCGATGCCAGGCGATCGCGATCGGTGTTTGAATGCAGGAGCAGATGACTATATTGCGAAACCCCTGCATTTAGAAACTGTCATTGAGAAAGTACAACAGTTAATTACAGAAGGTTAG
- a CDS encoding pitrilysin family protein — protein sequence MPTLKPNSTRQTVQRTTLDNGITLIVVENPTADIIAGRLSFKNAGTRVEALSQAGVSHLLSTVMTKGTSELNAAAIAEKIESVGAGLNAESANDYFAINLKTVSQDFPEILQLVGEIIRAPSLPESEIELEQALTLQNIRAQKEQPFNLAFNQLRAQMYPQHPYGVSVLGTEETVAGLTRADLQQYHQSYFRPDQLVISLAGRITLEQAVKEVSQVFRDWKQPTTPPLTPSLPELNANPSQNSLSQETQQTIIMLGYLTPSIQNQHYPTLKLINTYLGNGLSSRLFVELREKQGLAYDVSAFYPTRLETSHFVTYIGTAPENVEIALNGLRKEVQRLCEVELTSEELQASKNKLLGQYALAKQSNGQLAQLFGWYETLNQGVEFDDLFQASVAEVSSEQIRTVAQNYLAIAPYISLVGSSELT from the coding sequence ATGCCAACCTTAAAACCTAATTCGACCCGTCAAACTGTACAACGCACCACCCTCGATAATGGAATTACCCTCATTGTTGTTGAAAACCCCACTGCGGATATTATCGCTGGGCGACTCTCTTTCAAAAATGCGGGAACACGAGTTGAAGCCCTTTCGCAAGCGGGGGTCTCTCATTTACTCTCTACAGTGATGACAAAAGGCACTTCTGAACTCAATGCAGCAGCAATCGCAGAAAAAATCGAATCGGTTGGGGCGGGCTTAAATGCTGAAAGTGCCAATGACTACTTTGCAATTAATCTAAAAACAGTTTCCCAAGACTTCCCAGAAATTTTGCAATTGGTAGGAGAGATTATCCGTGCGCCGAGTCTCCCTGAATCAGAAATTGAACTGGAACAAGCCCTCACCCTGCAAAATATTCGCGCCCAAAAAGAGCAACCTTTCAACCTCGCTTTTAATCAACTCCGCGCCCAAATGTATCCGCAGCATCCTTATGGCGTGTCTGTGTTAGGAACAGAAGAAACAGTTGCAGGCTTAACCCGTGCTGATCTCCAACAGTATCATCAATCTTATTTTCGCCCCGATCAATTAGTGATTAGTCTCGCGGGTCGTATTACCCTCGAACAAGCAGTGAAAGAAGTCTCGCAAGTATTCCGAGATTGGAAACAACCGACAACGCCTCCACTAACGCCCTCTCTCCCTGAACTGAATGCTAACCCCTCTCAAAACTCTCTTTCTCAAGAGACCCAACAAACGATTATCATGTTGGGCTATCTCACACCATCGATTCAGAATCAACACTATCCCACTCTCAAATTAATTAATACCTATCTCGGAAATGGCTTATCCTCTCGTCTCTTTGTGGAACTACGGGAAAAACAAGGGCTTGCTTATGATGTTTCCGCATTTTATCCAACACGGTTAGAAACGTCTCACTTTGTCACTTATATCGGAACCGCCCCCGAAAACGTAGAGATTGCCTTAAATGGGTTACGGAAAGAAGTGCAACGACTGTGTGAGGTAGAATTGACCAGCGAGGAGTTACAAGCCAGCAAGAATAAATTACTTGGACAATACGCCCTCGCCAAACAAAGTAACGGACAGTTAGCGCAGTTATTTGGCTGGTATGAAACCTTAAATCAAGGGGTGGAGTTTGACGATCTCTTCCAAGCAAGTGTTGCTGAAGTCAGTAGCGAACAAATCCGAACAGTTGCCCAAAACTATCTCGCGATCGCGCCTTATATTTCCTTGGTCGGTTCTTCTGAGTTGACTTAA
- a CDS encoding Mur ligase family protein: protein MKLLDRARLGLAVAITKIVTAMIQKLRLGAGSVLPGEISRRLHPRLLPLLCSQVREGMILIVGTNGKTTTSLLLRSILEGNGAKVTHNATGANLINGLITALLADTNLLGRLNTDYAILEVDENIFPLLLKECDPTIILGLNLFRDQLDRYGEVDTISEKWQSAIARLSQSTTVILNGDDPTLCHLGQSLPQTVLFFGLNEPQLYLEEIPHAVDSIYCPVCGASLNYQGVYLSHLGDYHCSSCDFTKVKLDINSQDWGQILVGVYNKYNTLAAALTAQTLDISQSLIQYKIETFRAAFGRAEELNIKGTPVRILLSKNPVGMNETIRTVNEIKAQGQAETVLLVLNDRAPDGTDVSWIWDVDTEKLVAQGGTIVISGDRVYDMALRIQYSQKVLNYPNLNLIIKENLKQAVDTALKATPPQHTLHILPTYSAMLEVRQLLTGRKIQ, encoded by the coding sequence ATGAAACTGCTCGATCGCGCTCGTTTAGGCTTAGCAGTTGCGATTACAAAAATTGTGACCGCTATGATTCAAAAATTACGTTTAGGCGCTGGAAGTGTTCTCCCTGGAGAAATTTCCCGCCGTCTCCATCCTAGACTCTTACCCCTACTCTGTAGCCAAGTCAGAGAAGGGATGATTCTCATTGTCGGGACAAATGGCAAAACAACCACTTCTCTCCTGTTACGAAGCATTTTAGAGGGCAATGGGGCAAAAGTGACCCATAATGCAACAGGAGCAAACTTAATTAATGGTTTAATCACCGCCCTCCTCGCTGATACCAACTTACTGGGACGATTAAACACCGACTATGCCATTTTAGAGGTAGATGAAAACATTTTTCCCCTGTTACTCAAAGAGTGCGACCCGACAATTATTCTCGGCTTAAACTTATTTCGAGATCAGTTAGATCGCTATGGAGAAGTGGATACCATTAGCGAAAAATGGCAAAGCGCGATCGCGCGGTTATCTCAATCAACCACCGTGATTCTCAATGGCGATGATCCCACCCTCTGTCATCTCGGACAAAGCCTCCCGCAAACAGTTCTCTTTTTCGGACTGAATGAACCGCAACTCTATCTCGAAGAAATCCCCCACGCCGTTGATTCAATTTATTGTCCCGTTTGTGGTGCATCCTTAAATTACCAAGGGGTTTATCTGTCTCATCTCGGAGATTACCACTGTTCCAGTTGCGATTTTACTAAAGTAAAACTCGATATCAACAGTCAAGACTGGGGACAGATTTTAGTGGGAGTCTATAACAAATACAATACCCTCGCTGCAGCCTTAACCGCCCAAACCTTAGACATTTCTCAAAGTCTGATCCAATACAAAATTGAAACCTTCCGTGCTGCGTTTGGACGTGCAGAGGAGTTGAATATCAAAGGCACACCCGTCCGTATTTTATTATCCAAAAACCCTGTGGGGATGAATGAAACCATTAGAACCGTTAATGAAATCAAAGCTCAAGGTCAAGCCGAAACCGTCTTACTGGTCTTAAACGATCGCGCCCCTGATGGCACAGATGTCTCATGGATTTGGGATGTGGATACTGAAAAATTAGTAGCGCAAGGGGGAACGATTGTCATTAGCGGCGATCGCGTTTATGATATGGCTCTACGGATTCAATACAGTCAAAAAGTCCTCAACTATCCCAACCTCAATCTCATCATTAAAGAAAACCTCAAGCAAGCCGTTGATACCGCCTTAAAAGCCACCCCGCCTCAACACACCCTCCACATTCTTCCCACCTACTCCGCTATGTTAGAAGTACGACAACTGTTAACCGGACGCAAGATTCAGTAA
- a CDS encoding DEP domain-containing protein — MLLLSADQVRYCQVAHQNQKGEQEVIPGIAYYGKLFLRGEIFPISQKNRAIEYSRQRFTEYEEQVYILIVEEADRLTLWYESSEVTRLASDESEYFSDFISSIDLKQLVGKMRLGLPTKTKRRGLRVFRDCFLAREAINWLEYELQISRADAIRLGQRLVKEDWIVPLTNNSLSFQDGDTLYNFGTQV; from the coding sequence ATGTTATTGCTTAGTGCCGATCAAGTTCGTTATTGTCAAGTCGCTCATCAAAATCAAAAGGGTGAACAAGAGGTCATTCCGGGGATTGCTTATTACGGTAAACTTTTTTTGCGGGGAGAGATTTTCCCCATTAGTCAGAAAAACCGCGCCATTGAATATAGTCGGCAACGCTTTACCGAGTATGAAGAACAAGTTTATATCTTAATTGTTGAAGAGGCAGATCGGCTCACCCTTTGGTATGAAAGCTCAGAAGTGACTCGTTTAGCTTCTGATGAGAGTGAATATTTCTCGGATTTTATTTCCAGTATTGATCTTAAACAGTTAGTCGGGAAAATGCGCTTAGGTCTTCCCACTAAAACAAAGCGTCGTGGCTTGCGGGTATTTCGAGACTGTTTCTTGGCACGAGAGGCAATTAACTGGCTAGAATATGAATTGCAAATTAGTCGTGCTGATGCCATTCGCTTGGGACAACGGTTAGTGAAGGAAGACTGGATTGTTCCCCTCACGAATAACTCCCTATCATTTCAGGATGGAGATACACTCTATAATTTTGGGACACAGGTTTAA
- a CDS encoding polyribonucleotide nucleotidyltransferase, which translates to MMEFQQSISFDGRDIRLTVGRFAPQAGGSVLIECGDTSVLVTATRSSGREGVDFLPLIVDYEERLYAAGRIPGGFLRREGRPPEKVTLTSRLIDRPLRPLFPQWIRDDIQVVATTLSMDELVPPDVLAVTGASIAVICAQIPFYGPMAAVRVGLVGDDFIINPTYDEINNGDLDLVVAGTPEGVVMVEAGANQLPEQDVIEAIEFGYEAVRDLIEAQQQLMKDQGITIATEEPPKVDPKLEDFIKSKATEPIKKVLQRFDLDKKGRDDLLDEIKENEIESAIAQLPEDDPLQVMVAEDPKAISKVFKEVTRSLMRGQIIEDGVRVDGRKLDEVRPVSCDVSILPPRVHGSGLFRRGLTQVLSLATLGTPGDAQDLADELHPNEEKRYLHHYNFPPYSVGETKPLRSPGRREIGHGALAERAITPVLPSKEDFPYVLRVVSEVLSSNGSTSMGSVCGSTLALMDAGVPISKPVSGAAMGLIKEGDQVRVLTDIQGIEDFLGDMDFKVAGTDSGITALQMDMKITGLSLDVVRQAVEQALPARIHILEKMMATIDKPKAELSPFAPHLINYKIDPDLIGLVIGPGGKTIKNITEQTGAKVDIEDSGAMTISASDRDSAIAALNQIKGLTRKISEGDVCLGRVTRIIPIGAFVELMPGKEGMIHISQLAEYRVGKVEDEVAVGDEVVVKVREIDNKGRLNLTRLNIHPDEAAAARAAVESEE; encoded by the coding sequence ATGATGGAATTTCAACAGTCAATATCCTTTGATGGTCGGGATATTCGGCTTACAGTTGGACGGTTTGCCCCACAAGCAGGAGGATCAGTCCTGATTGAATGTGGTGATACATCTGTATTAGTCACAGCGACACGCAGTAGCGGACGAGAAGGGGTTGATTTCTTACCGCTTATTGTCGATTACGAAGAAAGACTCTACGCTGCGGGTCGCATTCCAGGAGGGTTTTTACGACGAGAAGGTCGTCCACCCGAAAAAGTGACGTTAACCAGCCGTTTGATTGACCGCCCGTTACGTCCATTATTCCCCCAATGGATTCGAGATGATATTCAGGTAGTGGCGACAACCTTATCAATGGATGAGTTAGTTCCCCCTGATGTCTTAGCGGTAACAGGAGCTTCGATCGCGGTGATATGCGCCCAGATCCCCTTTTATGGCCCCATGGCTGCGGTTCGGGTTGGCTTAGTCGGAGATGACTTTATTATTAACCCCACTTACGATGAGATTAATAATGGCGATTTAGATCTTGTCGTTGCAGGAACACCTGAAGGCGTGGTCATGGTAGAAGCAGGGGCGAATCAACTCCCTGAACAGGATGTCATTGAAGCGATTGAGTTTGGTTATGAAGCGGTTCGGGATTTAATTGAGGCCCAACAGCAGTTAATGAAAGACCAAGGGATTACCATCGCCACAGAAGAACCCCCAAAAGTCGATCCGAAATTGGAAGATTTTATTAAATCGAAAGCCACGGAACCGATTAAAAAGGTGTTGCAACGATTTGATCTCGATAAAAAAGGACGAGATGATCTGCTAGATGAGATTAAGGAAAATGAAATTGAAAGCGCGATCGCGCAGTTACCAGAAGATGACCCCTTACAAGTCATGGTGGCTGAAGATCCCAAAGCGATTAGTAAGGTCTTTAAGGAAGTCACCCGCAGCTTAATGCGAGGTCAAATCATTGAAGATGGCGTGCGCGTCGATGGACGAAAACTGGATGAAGTGCGCCCAGTCAGTTGCGATGTCAGTATTCTCCCGCCACGAGTTCATGGTAGTGGTTTATTCCGTCGCGGTTTAACCCAAGTGCTTTCCTTGGCGACGTTAGGAACACCAGGCGATGCTCAAGATTTAGCGGATGAACTACACCCCAACGAAGAAAAACGCTATCTCCACCATTACAATTTTCCGCCCTATTCCGTCGGAGAAACTAAGCCTCTGCGGTCTCCAGGACGACGGGAAATCGGTCACGGGGCGTTAGCAGAACGGGCGATTACACCAGTTCTCCCCTCAAAAGAAGATTTTCCCTATGTCTTACGGGTAGTCTCTGAGGTATTATCCTCGAATGGTTCAACTTCTATGGGGTCGGTTTGTGGTTCAACCCTCGCTTTGATGGATGCTGGCGTTCCCATTAGTAAGCCTGTTAGTGGGGCTGCAATGGGCTTAATCAAAGAAGGAGATCAAGTCCGAGTCTTAACGGATATCCAAGGGATTGAAGATTTCTTGGGGGATATGGACTTTAAGGTTGCGGGAACCGATAGCGGGATTACCGCCTTGCAAATGGATATGAAAATCACCGGTTTAAGTCTGGATGTTGTCCGCCAAGCCGTTGAACAAGCCCTTCCAGCGCGAATCCATATCTTAGAGAAAATGATGGCGACTATTGATAAGCCCAAAGCTGAGTTATCGCCATTTGCACCCCATCTGATTAATTACAAAATTGATCCAGACCTCATTGGTTTAGTCATTGGACCTGGGGGGAAAACCATCAAGAATATTACCGAACAAACGGGGGCGAAAGTCGATATTGAAGACAGTGGTGCGATGACCATTTCTGCTTCGGATCGCGACAGCGCGATCGCGGCGTTGAATCAAATCAAAGGACTCACCCGTAAAATCAGTGAAGGCGATGTCTGTCTTGGTCGTGTCACCCGCATTATCCCCATTGGTGCATTTGTGGAATTAATGCCTGGGAAAGAGGGGATGATTCATATTTCTCAACTCGCAGAATATCGTGTCGGTAAAGTGGAAGACGAAGTTGCTGTCGGCGATGAAGTGGTTGTCAAAGTCCGAGAGATTGACAACAAAGGACGTTTAAATCTCACCCGCTTAAACATCCATCCTGATGAAGCTGCTGCTGCGCGGGCTGCTGTAGAAAGTGAAGAATAA